A window of the Deltaproteobacteria bacterium genome harbors these coding sequences:
- the pyrE gene encoding orotate phosphoribosyltransferase yields the protein MLKRRLIEIILERSFQFNEEPTFRLVSGKKSRYYFNCKATTLHPEGMVLIGRIGFERIRELVPRGVGGLTLGADPLAYAVSFHSALAGAPIETFIVRKEAKKHGLMRKIEGNVRKGDRVVVVDDVVTTGGSTLQAVEAAQSAGFDVVRILTLVDRQEGGRENIEKTGIPFEAILTRDEVMEVYRGR from the coding sequence GTGTTGAAGCGCCGATTGATAGAGATCATTCTGGAACGTTCCTTTCAGTTCAATGAGGAGCCGACCTTCCGGCTTGTTTCGGGAAAGAAGAGCCGATACTATTTCAACTGCAAGGCGACGACCCTCCACCCGGAAGGAATGGTTCTGATCGGGCGGATCGGGTTTGAACGGATTCGGGAGCTTGTCCCCCGGGGAGTCGGCGGACTGACCCTTGGCGCCGACCCTTTGGCCTATGCCGTGAGTTTTCATTCGGCTCTGGCCGGGGCGCCGATCGAGACCTTCATCGTTCGGAAGGAGGCGAAGAAGCACGGCCTCATGCGGAAGATCGAGGGGAACGTCCGGAAGGGGGACCGCGTCGTCGTGGTGGATGATGTCGTCACGACGGGGGGGTCGACCCTGCAGGCCGTTGAGGCTGCACAGTCGGCGGGATTCGATGTCGTCCGGATCCTCACCCTTGTTGACCGCCAGGAAGGGGGGCGGGAGAATATCGAAAAGACCGGGATACCCTTTGAAGCGATCCTGACCCGGGATGAGGTGATGGAGGTGTATCGCGGCCGATAA